In Candidatus Hydrogenedentota bacterium, the following are encoded in one genomic region:
- a CDS encoding 2-dehydropantoate 2-reductase, translating to MRVLVFGAGAMGSAVGGFLAGAGHDVTLVGRGPHMDAVARDGLRVTGIWGDRVFRGLRALTAAPDAPPAGGYDAVFITVKSYDTEAALEAVAPCVGPDTPVCAYQNGLGNAEKTAARFGWERTVGVRAIYGVRVTAPGAITITVIAAPTALGALRPEGPAAAARRLAEAMDAAGLPTVYSGRIESLIWGKAAYNAALNPLSALLDVPYGRLPEIPEAREMMDAVIGELYAVGRARGADLDPPTADEYRALFYEKLVPPTAAHYASMHEDFARRRRTEVDAMNGALAAFGEAAGVPAPVNALLARMVHARERALGIPPQGG from the coding sequence ATGCGCGTGCTGGTGTTCGGCGCGGGGGCGATGGGCTCGGCGGTGGGGGGCTTCCTCGCCGGGGCGGGCCACGACGTCACCCTGGTCGGGCGCGGCCCGCACATGGACGCCGTCGCGCGGGACGGCCTGCGGGTCACGGGCATCTGGGGAGACCGGGTTTTCCGGGGCCTGCGCGCGCTGACGGCCGCGCCGGACGCGCCCCCGGCGGGGGGCTACGACGCCGTGTTCATCACGGTGAAGTCCTACGACACCGAGGCGGCGCTGGAGGCGGTGGCGCCGTGCGTGGGGCCGGACACGCCGGTCTGCGCCTACCAGAACGGCCTCGGCAACGCCGAGAAGACGGCGGCGCGCTTTGGCTGGGAGCGCACCGTGGGCGTGCGGGCCATCTACGGCGTGCGCGTCACGGCGCCGGGGGCTATCACCATCACCGTGATCGCCGCGCCCACGGCCCTGGGCGCGCTCCGTCCGGAGGGGCCGGCGGCGGCGGCGCGGCGGCTGGCGGAGGCGATGGACGCCGCGGGCCTGCCGACGGTTTACTCCGGGCGCATCGAGTCCCTGATCTGGGGCAAGGCGGCGTACAACGCCGCGCTGAACCCCCTGTCGGCGCTGCTCGACGTGCCCTACGGGCGGCTGCCGGAGATTCCCGAGGCGCGGGAGATGATGGACGCCGTCATCGGGGAGCTGTACGCCGTGGGCCGCGCGCGCGGCGCGGACCTCGACCCGCCGACGGCGGACGAATACCGCGCCCTGTTCTATGAGAAACTGGTGCCGCCGACGGCGGCGCACTACGCCAGCATGCACGAGGACTTCGCGCGCCGCCGGCGCACCGAGGTGGACGCCATGAACGGCGCCCTCGCGGCCTTTGGCGAGGCGGCGGGCGTGCCCGCGCCGGTGAACGCCCTCCTGGCGCGGATGGTCCACGCGCGCGAGCGGGCACTGGGCATCCCGCCACAGGGCGGATGA
- a CDS encoding zinc-binding alcohol dehydrogenase family protein has product MRAWRFHETGDIRNLRLEEAPEPVPGPGEALVRVQYAALNPADRYLVQGQYPRAGAPPFTPGRDGAGRILRAAAGGRFKEGDAVCLLGGLTGISTPGTFADCAAIPEEWLAPVPDGWSPEEAAAGPLTLLTAWRALVVRGGLKAGETVLVTGASGGVGSAAVLLCGALGARVAALSRSAGKRAALTALGADIVVDAAADNVEAGVREALGKERIGLVVENLGGPWLNRAARLAAPGGRVMVVGLLAGLDAELTIGLLIHKNLRVEGLSVSAYTPAEAAEAWREIVRLLHAKEKRPLVDSVFSPDQPQEAFAHLAEGPLGKVLVAFD; this is encoded by the coding sequence ATGCGCGCCTGGCGCTTCCACGAGACGGGGGACATCCGAAACCTGCGCCTGGAGGAGGCGCCCGAGCCCGTGCCCGGACCGGGCGAGGCCCTGGTCCGCGTCCAGTACGCGGCCCTCAACCCCGCCGACCGGTATCTGGTGCAGGGGCAGTACCCGCGCGCGGGCGCGCCGCCCTTCACCCCCGGCCGCGACGGCGCAGGCCGCATCCTGCGCGCGGCGGCGGGCGGACGGTTTAAAGAGGGTGACGCCGTGTGCCTCCTCGGCGGGCTCACGGGCATCTCGACCCCCGGCACCTTCGCCGACTGCGCCGCGATCCCCGAGGAATGGCTGGCCCCCGTGCCCGACGGCTGGTCCCCGGAGGAGGCCGCGGCCGGGCCGCTCACCCTGCTGACCGCCTGGCGCGCCCTCGTGGTGCGCGGCGGGCTGAAGGCCGGGGAGACCGTGCTCGTCACCGGCGCGTCCGGCGGCGTCGGCTCGGCGGCGGTCCTGCTCTGCGGCGCCCTCGGCGCGCGCGTGGCCGCGTTGTCCCGCAGCGCCGGGAAACGCGCCGCCCTCACGGCCCTCGGCGCGGACATCGTGGTGGACGCGGCGGCGGACAACGTGGAGGCGGGGGTGAGGGAGGCTTTGGGCAAAGAGCGCATCGGCCTGGTCGTCGAGAACCTCGGCGGCCCCTGGCTCAACCGCGCCGCGCGGCTCGCCGCCCCCGGCGGGCGCGTCATGGTCGTCGGCCTCCTCGCGGGGCTCGACGCCGAACTCACCATCGGCCTGCTCATCCACAAGAACCTCCGCGTGGAGGGCCTCAGCGTGAGCGCCTACACTCCCGCCGAGGCCGCCGAAGCCTGGCGGGAAATCGTCCGCCTGCTGCATGCAAAGGAGAAACGCCCCCTCGTGGACAGCGTCTTCTCCCCCGACCAGCCGCAGGAAGCCTTCGCCCACCTCGCCGAGGGCCCGCTGGGAAAGGTGCTGGTCGCGTTTGACTGA
- a CDS encoding DUF1080 domain-containing protein: MSTMRNLLVAVAVTVLLAACQTTAPAPAPEKEAAWVPLVTGNSLDGWTARGSAKWRMEDGVIIGQSPGGQGHLYAAPVLQDLEVKGTFRVTSQGKDANSGLYFRANPPADNPDGYPNGYEAQICNSQDAFTGWLWKPGTPTGKASALLTKDAEWFSLRVRAVGDEITIWVNDTEVTRHRDREYKTGLFALQCHNDQMTIEAKDLYYRDLGKS; the protein is encoded by the coding sequence ATGTCCACGATGAGAAACCTGCTTGTCGCCGTTGCCGTGACCGTGCTGCTGGCCGCGTGCCAGACCACGGCGCCTGCGCCCGCCCCGGAGAAGGAGGCGGCCTGGGTCCCGCTGGTGACGGGAAACAGTCTGGACGGGTGGACAGCCCGCGGCAGCGCCAAATGGCGCATGGAGGACGGCGTGATCATCGGGCAGTCGCCGGGCGGGCAGGGGCACCTCTACGCGGCGCCGGTCCTCCAGGACCTGGAGGTCAAGGGGACGTTCCGCGTCACCAGCCAGGGCAAGGACGCGAACAGCGGGCTCTATTTCCGCGCCAACCCGCCGGCGGACAATCCGGACGGGTATCCGAACGGCTACGAGGCGCAGATATGCAACTCCCAGGACGCGTTCACCGGGTGGCTGTGGAAGCCCGGCACGCCGACGGGCAAGGCGTCCGCGCTGCTGACGAAGGACGCGGAGTGGTTCTCCCTGCGGGTGCGCGCCGTGGGCGACGAGATCACGATCTGGGTGAACGACACCGAGGTGACCCGCCACCGGGACCGCGAGTACAAGACCGGCCTGTTCGCCCTGCAATGCCACAACGACCAGATGACCATCGAGGCGAAGGACCTTTATTACCGCGATTTGGGCAAGTCCTGA
- a CDS encoding zinc ribbon domain-containing protein: protein MPTYTYKCKKCGADHDVFHAMSAAPKVACPECGGACVKQLGTGSGIIFKGSGFYETDYKKKSGGGPARDGAAVSAAKTDGAKADSAKAAPAAKTPEGGGKKKD from the coding sequence ATGCCGACGTACACCTATAAATGCAAGAAGTGCGGCGCCGACCATGACGTCTTCCACGCCATGTCCGCCGCGCCGAAAGTCGCGTGCCCGGAATGCGGGGGCGCGTGCGTGAAACAGCTGGGCACCGGCTCGGGCATCATCTTCAAGGGCAGCGGCTTCTACGAGACCGACTACAAGAAGAAGTCCGGCGGAGGCCCGGCGAGGGACGGGGCGGCGGTCTCCGCCGCGAAGACGGACGGGGCGAAGGCGGACAGCGCCAAGGCGGCCCCGGCGGCCAAGACCCCGGAGGGGGGCGGCAAGAAGAAGGACTGA
- a CDS encoding aspartate aminotransferase family protein, producing the protein MSNLSIKTLTEAHVMNTYGRLPIAIVRGEGARLWDADGREYLDFFAGIAVCNLGHCHPKVTEAVCRQAATLVHVSNLYHIETQAELAKRLAAHSFAGRWFFCNGGAEANEAAIKLARRYWAVAQGTPRPGVVTANHSFHGRTLCTLTATGQPKYQEGFEPLVPGFTYVDYDNLDALEAALNPSVGLVLLEPVQGEGGVRVPSPDYLRGVRALCDRHNVLLALDEVQTGLGRTGRLFCHEHSGITPDIMTLAKGLGNGVPIGAMGCTEKVSAGFTPGSHACTFGGNPLSAAAGVATMDVLTAPGFIETAARRGDYLHAALRDLAARHPGVREVRGMGLMAGVECAGAVGPLVEAMRGAGVICGPAGPNVLRFLPPLVVTEADIDTVTAALDRCLGDLGW; encoded by the coding sequence ATGAGCAATCTCTCGATCAAGACGCTCACGGAAGCCCATGTGATGAACACCTACGGCCGGCTGCCGATCGCGATCGTGCGCGGCGAGGGCGCGCGCCTGTGGGACGCCGACGGCCGGGAATACCTGGACTTCTTCGCGGGCATCGCCGTGTGCAACCTGGGCCACTGCCACCCGAAGGTGACGGAGGCCGTGTGCCGCCAGGCCGCCACGCTGGTCCACGTGTCCAACCTCTACCACATTGAGACGCAGGCGGAGCTGGCGAAGCGCCTCGCGGCGCACAGCTTCGCCGGCCGCTGGTTCTTCTGCAACGGCGGCGCCGAGGCGAACGAGGCGGCCATCAAGCTGGCGCGGCGCTACTGGGCCGTCGCCCAGGGCACGCCGCGCCCCGGCGTGGTGACGGCGAACCACTCCTTTCACGGGCGGACCCTGTGCACCCTCACGGCGACGGGCCAGCCGAAGTACCAGGAGGGCTTTGAGCCGCTGGTGCCCGGGTTCACCTATGTGGACTACGACAACCTGGACGCGCTGGAGGCCGCGCTGAACCCCTCGGTGGGGCTGGTGCTGCTGGAGCCGGTGCAGGGCGAGGGCGGCGTGCGCGTGCCGTCGCCGGACTACCTGCGCGGCGTGCGCGCGCTGTGCGACAGGCACAACGTCCTGCTGGCCCTCGACGAGGTGCAGACGGGCCTCGGCCGCACGGGCCGCCTCTTCTGCCACGAGCACAGCGGGATCACGCCGGACATCATGACCCTGGCCAAGGGCCTCGGCAACGGCGTGCCCATCGGCGCCATGGGCTGCACGGAGAAGGTGTCCGCGGGCTTCACCCCCGGCAGCCACGCCTGCACCTTCGGCGGCAACCCCCTGAGCGCGGCGGCGGGCGTGGCCACGATGGACGTCCTGACGGCGCCCGGATTCATCGAGACCGCCGCGCGGCGCGGCGACTACCTGCACGCGGCGCTCCGGGACCTGGCGGCGCGCCACCCCGGCGTGCGCGAGGTGCGCGGCATGGGCCTCATGGCGGGGGTCGAGTGCGCCGGTGCCGTGGGTCCGCTCGTCGAGGCCATGCGCGGCGCGGGCGTCATCTGCGGGCCCGCGGGCCCCAACGTGCTGCGGTTCCTGCCCCCGCTGGTGGTCACGGAGGCGGACATTGACACGGTCACGGCGGCGCTGGACCGGTGTCTGGGAGACCTGGGATGGTAA
- the argF gene encoding ornithine carbamoyltransferase — MVKDFLSLADYTGEEILAFLDFADRLKAEVRAGTPHPLLQGKTLALIFEKPSLRTRLTFQIGMFQLGGHTVLIDDILGRRESVPDVARNLERWVDGIMARTYRHAHVVELARCARIPVINALTDLLHPCQILADVQALREHKGRDLGSLKVAFVGDGNNVFHSWANFAARVPLNLTLVCPPGYEGDAEITGRVRREAKGEFVITHDVEAGLRDADAVYTDVWASMGQEEEAETRERAFAPYQVNAALMALAKPDALFMHCLPAHRGLEVTDDVIDGPQSVVFDEAENRLHAQKAVLATLLGGPGN, encoded by the coding sequence ATGGTAAAAGACTTCCTTTCCCTCGCGGACTACACGGGCGAAGAGATCCTGGCGTTTCTGGACTTCGCCGACCGGCTGAAGGCCGAGGTGCGCGCGGGCACGCCGCATCCCCTGCTCCAGGGAAAGACCCTGGCGCTCATCTTCGAGAAGCCCAGCCTGCGCACGCGGCTCACCTTCCAGATCGGCATGTTCCAGCTCGGCGGCCACACGGTCCTCATTGACGACATCCTCGGCCGCCGCGAGTCGGTGCCCGACGTGGCCCGCAACCTGGAGCGCTGGGTGGACGGCATCATGGCGCGGACCTACCGACACGCCCACGTCGTGGAGCTGGCGCGCTGCGCCCGCATCCCCGTCATCAACGCGCTCACGGACCTCCTGCACCCCTGCCAGATTCTGGCGGACGTGCAGGCCCTGCGCGAGCACAAGGGACGCGACCTCGGCAGCCTCAAGGTCGCCTTCGTCGGCGACGGCAACAACGTCTTCCACTCCTGGGCCAACTTCGCCGCCCGGGTGCCCCTCAACCTGACCCTCGTGTGCCCGCCGGGCTACGAGGGCGACGCCGAAATCACCGGACGCGTCCGCCGCGAGGCGAAGGGCGAATTCGTCATCACCCACGACGTGGAGGCGGGCCTGCGCGACGCCGACGCGGTCTACACGGACGTGTGGGCCAGCATGGGCCAGGAGGAGGAGGCCGAGACCCGCGAGCGCGCCTTCGCCCCCTACCAGGTGAACGCCGCGCTCATGGCGCTGGCGAAGCCCGACGCCCTGTTCATGCACTGCCTGCCCGCCCACCGCGGGCTGGAAGTGACTGATGACGTCATAGACGGACCCCAGTCCGTCGTCTTCGACGAGGCCGAGAACCGGCTGCACGCCCAGAAGGCCGTGCTCGCCACCCTGCTCGGCGGCCCGGGAAACTAG
- a CDS encoding argininosuccinate synthase, with protein MSDKVNKIVLAYSGGLDTSVILKWLKETYKAEVVAYIADVGQGEELEEARVKAMKTGACEAVVLDLKEEFTRDFVFPAMRANAIYEGSYLLGTSVARPIIAKGHIQVMRQTGGDAVAHGATGKGNDQVRFEMTCMAMEPGVKIIAPWRDPLWTLNTREKMVAYAKENGIPVPVTAKKPYSSDRNLLHISFEGGILEDPWSAPPDDMFVLSVSPMQAPDTPTFVEVDFEAGWPVAVNGERLSPAALLAKLNALGGANGVGRVDLVENRFVGMKSRGVYETPGGTILYAAHRAVESLTMDREVMLQRDQLSPKIAQLVYNGFWYSPEMEALTAFVDKSQENVTGTARVRLYKGNCDIVGRRAEKTLYDPKISTFEEDEGAYNQSDATGFIRLNALRLRVRNRAGFFKG; from the coding sequence ATGAGCGACAAGGTCAACAAGATCGTGCTGGCGTATTCCGGGGGGCTCGACACCTCGGTCATCCTGAAATGGCTCAAGGAGACCTACAAGGCCGAGGTGGTCGCCTACATCGCCGACGTGGGCCAGGGCGAGGAGCTGGAGGAGGCCCGCGTGAAGGCCATGAAGACCGGCGCCTGCGAGGCCGTGGTCCTCGACCTCAAGGAGGAGTTCACCCGCGACTTCGTGTTCCCCGCCATGCGCGCCAACGCGATCTACGAGGGGTCCTACCTCCTGGGCACCAGCGTGGCCCGGCCCATCATCGCCAAGGGCCACATCCAGGTCATGCGCCAGACCGGCGGCGACGCCGTCGCCCACGGCGCCACGGGCAAGGGCAACGACCAGGTCCGCTTCGAGATGACCTGCATGGCCATGGAGCCCGGCGTGAAGATCATCGCGCCCTGGCGCGACCCGCTGTGGACGCTCAACACGCGCGAGAAGATGGTGGCCTACGCCAAAGAAAACGGCATCCCCGTGCCCGTCACGGCGAAGAAGCCCTACTCCTCCGACCGCAACCTCCTGCACATCTCCTTCGAGGGCGGCATCCTCGAGGACCCGTGGAGCGCGCCGCCGGACGACATGTTCGTCCTGAGCGTCTCCCCCATGCAGGCCCCCGACACGCCCACCTTCGTCGAGGTGGACTTCGAGGCCGGCTGGCCCGTCGCCGTGAACGGCGAGCGCCTGAGCCCCGCCGCGCTGCTGGCGAAGCTGAACGCCCTGGGCGGCGCGAACGGCGTCGGCCGGGTGGACCTGGTTGAGAACCGCTTCGTGGGCATGAAGTCCCGCGGCGTGTACGAGACCCCGGGCGGCACGATCCTCTACGCCGCGCACCGGGCCGTGGAGTCGCTGACCATGGACCGCGAGGTGATGCTCCAGCGCGACCAGTTGTCTCCCAAGATCGCCCAGCTTGTTTACAACGGTTTCTGGTACTCGCCGGAAATGGAGGCCCTGACGGCCTTTGTGGACAAGAGCCAGGAGAATGTCACCGGCACCGCGCGCGTCCGCCTGTACAAGGGGAACTGCGACATCGTGGGACGCCGCGCCGAGAAGACCCTCTACGACCCCAAGATCAGCACCTTCGAGGAGGACGAGGGGGCCTACAACCAGTCCGACGCCACCGGGTTCATCCGGCTGAACGCCCTGCGGCTCCGCGTGCGGAACCGCGCCGGGTTCTTTAAGGGGTAA
- a CDS encoding DUF456 family protein, producing MTTVVALLGSPLFPVVGTLAGACAGAFGGAALYELLVRGKTAADSARTGAGAALGRIGGLAVKLGLGLVMLAVAAVNF from the coding sequence ATGACAACGGTAGTGGCCCTGTTGGGCTCGCCGCTGTTCCCGGTCGTGGGGACCCTGGCCGGGGCGTGCGCGGGGGCTTTTGGGGGGGCGGCGCTCTATGAGCTGCTGGTCCGGGGGAAGACGGCGGCCGACTCGGCGCGGACGGGCGCCGGGGCGGCGCTGGGCCGCATCGGCGGCCTCGCGGTGAAGCTGGGGCTGGGGCTGGTCATGCTGGCCGTCGCGGCGGTGAATTTCTAG
- a CDS encoding HYR domain-containing protein encodes MNWTVGGAPVSTNATYAFTATDDRSLVANFIQTWTLTYTPGAGGTISGISPQTVDNGGSGTPVTAVPSAGYRFGSWSDGVLTAARTDTNVTGNITVTANFIKTWTLTYTPGAGGSISGTTPQTVDNGGSGTPVTAVASAGYRFGSWSDGVMTAARTDTNVTANVAVTANFIKTWTLTYTPGAGGTVSGTSPQTVDNGANGAPVTAVPNTGYHFVDWSDGVLTAARTDTNVTANITATANFAINTYTITASAGVGGSITPSGAVPVNHGSDQAFTIAANAGYRILEVLVNGVAQGPVSDYTFTNVTGNGNTIAASFQKTWTVSVSVNPAGAGSVTGGGVYDDGATAVLDPTANAGYGFDSWSGDASGSDDPLSLLVDGDKSVTANFISLDKTITASAGVGGTITPSGVVVVTYGDDQTFGIAADPGYRILDVLVDGSSVGAVANYTFTNVTVDHTIAASFQKVWTVSVSADPAAGGSITGGGVYNAGATAILDPTANAGFGFTGWSGDASGTDDPLSLLVDGDKSVTANFADIENPVAVCQDIAVNLASPTILAAAIDGGSTDNSGGIALMTIDGAADKTFTCADLAASPVTVTLVVFDTAGNSDTCTASVTVTDADPDAGATALLSVTPDTGVSDSDFITNADDIVLQGTVGSALPGTKLNVEVSTASGGPYGPLASGLPTLGGDFAVPVNGVAAATYYLVFQTETACGTQGAWSSEYTVIVDRTAPTAACPAPVEVAADTACLGVIPDLTGDVTATDNVAGTLAVTQDPVAGTPVGLGDTTVTMTVTDVAGNTNTCAATVTVVDAPPAAPALVQMLPDTGVAGDFITSASDFQFQGTVGSAEPGTLLNIRVHGLSGLLPDTFMAQWENIPTAGGLFAVPLTDIDPATYYLVFQTVNNCGTPSAWSSERIVIVDQTPPTITACAADREVAADGTCQGAIPDLTGDVVAADNVPGTLGVTQSPPAGTVVAMGDHTVTLTVTDLAGNTNTCDTIVTVADLTGPTFSVCAPDRALTPGPGCTGTVPDMLSEVTAIDDPCGGTVVGIVQDPIAGTSFTGAVTVVFTATDNSGNTGTCETLVSLVDTEAPVAACQDFTVDAADGIVTGADIDGGSTDNCVVFDRLIDGAASVTYTCADLGDHTVTLTVLDANGNSDTCSATVTVVDGTAPEITLTGDAAVVLDNGETYTELSATALDGCDGDLTGALVIGGDTVNDRAPGVYTVTYTVSDAAGNEAVATRTVTVQRVACALVVNAVATDIDASPGDTVVLEVTLGAANCAIGDIHYDWKKDDGSKALVSLPSAADDPVLTLTDVTPADSGVYVCEVSDDMYAVQSPEINVTVASGVPAAGGLGLALAAVAAALTGVGALRRRK; translated from the coding sequence TTGAACTGGACCGTTGGGGGGGCTCCGGTTTCCACCAACGCCACATATGCCTTCACAGCGACGGATGACCGTTCGCTGGTGGCGAACTTCATCCAGACCTGGACGTTGACGTACACGCCGGGCGCGGGCGGCACCATCAGCGGCATATCGCCGCAGACGGTGGACAACGGCGGGAGCGGCACGCCGGTGACGGCGGTTCCGAGCGCGGGGTACCGCTTCGGCAGTTGGAGCGACGGCGTGCTGACGGCGGCGCGCACCGACACGAATGTGACGGGGAACATCACCGTCACGGCGAACTTCATCAAGACCTGGACGCTGACCTACACGCCGGGCGCGGGTGGCTCCATCTCGGGCACGACGCCGCAGACCGTGGACAACGGCGGTAGCGGCACGCCGGTGACGGCGGTTGCGAGCGCGGGGTACCGCTTCGGCAGCTGGAGCGACGGCGTGATGACGGCGGCGCGCACGGACACGAATGTGACGGCGAACGTCGCGGTCACGGCGAACTTCATCAAGACGTGGACGCTGACCTATACGCCGGGCGCGGGTGGCACCGTCAGCGGCACATCGCCGCAGACCGTGGACAACGGCGCGAACGGCGCGCCGGTGACGGCGGTCCCGAACACGGGGTACCACTTCGTTGACTGGAGCGACGGCGTGCTGACGGCGGCGCGCACGGACACAAATGTGACGGCGAATATCACCGCGACGGCGAACTTCGCCATCAACACGTACACGATCACGGCGTCGGCGGGCGTCGGCGGCAGCATCACGCCCTCGGGCGCGGTGCCGGTCAACCACGGCTCGGACCAGGCTTTCACCATCGCGGCGAATGCGGGCTACCGGATTCTGGAGGTGCTGGTGAACGGCGTGGCCCAGGGCCCGGTGTCCGACTACACCTTCACCAACGTGACGGGGAACGGCAACACCATCGCGGCGTCGTTCCAGAAGACGTGGACCGTGTCGGTGTCCGTCAATCCGGCGGGGGCCGGCAGCGTTACCGGCGGCGGCGTCTATGACGACGGCGCGACGGCCGTGCTGGACCCGACGGCAAACGCGGGCTACGGCTTTGACAGTTGGAGCGGCGACGCGTCGGGCTCCGACGACCCGCTCTCTCTGCTGGTGGACGGTGACAAGTCGGTGACGGCGAACTTCATCTCCCTGGACAAGACGATCACGGCGTCTGCGGGCGTCGGCGGCACCATCACGCCTTCGGGCGTGGTGGTGGTGACCTACGGCGACGACCAGACCTTTGGCATCGCGGCGGACCCGGGCTACCGGATCCTGGACGTGCTGGTGGACGGTTCGAGCGTCGGCGCGGTGGCGAACTACACCTTCACCAACGTGACGGTGGATCACACCATTGCGGCGTCGTTCCAGAAGGTGTGGACCGTGTCGGTGTCGGCCGACCCGGCGGCGGGCGGCAGCATCACCGGCGGCGGCGTCTATAATGCCGGCGCGACGGCCATCCTGGACCCGACGGCGAATGCCGGCTTCGGCTTCACCGGCTGGAGCGGCGACGCGTCCGGCACGGACGACCCGCTCTCCCTGCTGGTGGACGGCGACAAGTCGGTGACGGCGAACTTCGCGGACATCGAGAACCCCGTGGCGGTCTGCCAGGACATCGCGGTGAACCTGGCGAGCCCGACCATCCTGGCGGCGGCCATTGACGGCGGCAGCACGGACAACTCCGGCGGCATCGCCTTGATGACCATTGACGGCGCGGCGGACAAGACCTTCACCTGCGCGGACCTCGCGGCGAGCCCGGTGACGGTGACCCTGGTGGTCTTCGACACGGCCGGCAACAGCGACACCTGCACGGCAAGCGTGACGGTGACGGACGCGGATCCGGACGCGGGCGCCACGGCGCTGCTGTCTGTGACCCCCGACACCGGCGTGTCGGACAGCGACTTCATCACCAACGCGGACGACATCGTGCTTCAGGGCACGGTCGGCTCGGCCCTCCCGGGCACGAAGTTGAACGTGGAGGTGAGTACTGCCTCCGGCGGCCCGTACGGTCCCCTCGCCAGCGGCCTGCCCACGTTGGGCGGCGACTTCGCGGTGCCGGTCAACGGTGTGGCCGCGGCGACCTACTACCTGGTGTTCCAGACCGAGACCGCCTGCGGCACGCAGGGCGCCTGGTCGTCCGAGTACACGGTGATCGTGGACCGGACCGCGCCGACGGCGGCCTGCCCGGCCCCGGTCGAGGTGGCCGCGGACACGGCCTGCCTGGGCGTGATTCCGGACCTGACGGGCGATGTAACCGCCACGGACAACGTGGCCGGCACCCTCGCCGTGACCCAGGACCCGGTCGCGGGCACCCCGGTCGGCCTGGGTGACACCACGGTGACCATGACGGTGACCGATGTGGCGGGCAACACGAACACCTGCGCCGCGACCGTGACGGTCGTGGACGCGCCCCCGGCGGCCCCGGCGCTGGTCCAGATGCTTCCGGACACGGGCGTGGCCGGCGACTTCATCACCAGCGCCTCGGACTTCCAGTTCCAGGGCACGGTCGGATCGGCCGAGCCCGGCACGCTGCTGAACATCCGCGTTCATGGGCTTTCGGGCCTGCTGCCGGACACCTTCATGGCCCAGTGGGAGAACATCCCGACGGCGGGCGGCCTCTTCGCCGTGCCGCTGACGGACATTGACCCGGCCACGTACTACCTGGTCTTCCAGACCGTGAACAACTGCGGCACCCCGAGCGCGTGGTCCTCAGAGCGCATCGTGATCGTGGACCAGACGCCGCCGACGATCACGGCCTGCGCGGCGGACCGCGAAGTCGCCGCCGACGGCACCTGCCAGGGCGCGATTCCGGACCTGACGGGCGACGTGGTTGCGGCGGACAACGTGCCCGGCACGCTGGGCGTGACGCAGAGCCCGCCTGCGGGCACGGTCGTTGCGATGGGTGACCACACGGTGACGCTCACCGTGACCGACCTGGCCGGCAACACAAACACCTGCGACACCATCGTGACGGTCGCCGACCTGACCGGCCCGACCTTCTCGGTCTGCGCGCCCGACCGCGCGCTGACCCCCGGCCCCGGCTGCACGGGCACGGTGCCCGACATGCTGTCCGAGGTGACCGCGATTGATGACCCGTGCGGCGGCACGGTGGTCGGCATCGTCCAGGATCCGATCGCGGGCACGTCCTTCACCGGTGCGGTCACGGTGGTCTTCACGGCCACGGACAACTCCGGCAACACGGGCACCTGCGAGACCCTCGTGAGCTTGGTGGACACCGAGGCCCCGGTCGCGGCCTGCCAGGACTTCACCGTGGACGCGGCCGACGGCATCGTGACGGGTGCCGACATTGACGGCGGCAGCACGGACAACTGCGTGGTGTTCGACCGTCTGATTGACGGCGCGGCATCGGTGACCTACACCTGCGCCGACCTGGGCGACCACACGGTCACCCTGACGGTGCTGGACGCCAACGGCAACAGCGACACCTGCTCCGCCACCGTCACGGTGGTGGACGGGACCGCCCCGGAGATCACGCTCACCGGCGACGCGGCGGTGGTGCTGGACAACGGCGAAACGTACACCGAGCTGAGTGCCACGGCGCTTGACGGGTGCGACGGCGACCTGACCGGTGCCCTGGTCATCGGCGGCGACACGGTCAATGACCGCGCCCCCGGCGTCTACACGGTGACCTACACCGTGTCCGACGCCGCGGGCAACGAGGCGGTCGCCACCCGCACCGTCACCGTCCAGCGCGTGGCCTGCGCCCTCGTGGTCAACGCCGTCGCGACGGACATTGACGCCTCCCCGGGCGACACGGTTGTTCTGGAAGTCACCCTCGGCGCCGCCAACTGCGCCATTGGCGACATCCACTACGACTGGAAGAAGGACGACGGCAGCAAGGCCCTCGTCTCCCTGCCCAGTGCGGCCGATGACCCGGTCCTGACCCTCACGGACGTGACCCCGGCCGACTCCGGCGTCTACGTGTGCGAGGTCTCCGACGACATGTACGCCGTGCAGTCGCCCGAGATCAACGTCACCGTGGCGTCAGGCGTGCCGGCCGCGGGCGGCCTGGGCCTGGCCCTGGCGGCTGTGGCCGCGGCCCTGACCGGCGTCGGCGCCCTGCGCCGCCGCAAGTAG